A segment of the Mercurialis annua linkage group LG4, ddMerAnnu1.2, whole genome shotgun sequence genome:
TAGAATTGtccatttttgtttttgtttttcttatttggtAATATTAGTCCATTGCTAAATTACTTTATAACAGTTTTCTTATATTATCCTTATTTAAAGTCTAATATTTATTgctttatcaataaaaaaaactaaataattataGTATTTAACAAGTATATAATAAGAAACAGAAAATGGACGATTGTGTTGAGAAATAGAAAAagtattattttgtttaatttttacaaataacTGAAAAAAGGACAAACTATTAGTTCCTCTCgtcttattttaaaaacaatattactATATTTAATAGTATGTTATAATACAttcataaatttgatttttttaataatgtcttgtaaattatttttaaagtattgataattcatttagaaaagatgatgaggaataaaagagaaaatataACTTAAAACAGTACTAAGAAATGCTACTATGTTTCTAAATTGGGATAGATGTAGTATAAACGTATAATACTTTTTCACTGtctaaaatttgtaaattaatttttatgttcgatttctcaaattcataaactaatttaaatctGCCCAAAGTTATAgactgtatttttattttagatgcctgatcatatttataaaataatttccattGGTCTCACATTTATAGGCTGATCTCAATTACAAATTTATAGACTAATTGCTCAATATGCATGTAAAGTGTAAACCATATAAACCTATCAATTTGAATACAAGCAATTAATGATGAAGGTTGAATTCATTAAGAGAAGCCAactcttttcatttatatcATTGATTGCATTCAAGCATTATTGCCACAAAGTAGAAGTATAATTTATTTGTGATTAGACttgtaatgaaaataaaatacctctatttaatttattaatgactataccaaatttaataattacagGTATCATCATCAGCTCAATACATCATACAACACTTCACCGCTGCCACCGGTTGCCGGAAATTGGAAGGAACggtgaaaaatatttttactacAGGGAAAGTGTCAATGTCTATGGTGGATGAGCTAGGTGGCTCACCTAGCTTGTCGGCTGGAGCCAACGGAGGAGATGCGCAAAAGGGATGCTTTGTTATGTGGCAAATGGTCCCTAATAAATGGCTCATTGAGCTAGTTGTTAGTGGCCAAAAGGTTGTAGCTGGTAGTGATGGCAATGTGGCTTGGCGCCATACTCCGTGGCTCGATTCACACGCAGCGAAAGGCAGCGTCCGGCCTCTGCGCCGAGCTCTTCAGGCAagtaattacaaaattatatttatactagtattttttattttccatcAGAATTAATAGAGATATTTTATTTCAAGAATTTGTACTAGAATCTATTGCAGTAGAAGTGGGGCAGCTTTAGTTATTGAATGCATATTTAACTAGCCACATCAAGGTCTTGGCTAGGCTAGTGACTAGTGACAAGGTGTGTGGACCAAATTGAACCGTttcaactaaaaataataagtttagtttctttattatgattttttacaaattttgtttggtttcaattTTAGAAAGCCAAAAaattgaaggaaaaaaaaaagtcaaactatcagtataatataattatatatacagATATTAGATATTTATTACTCAAGTAGTTGAAACATGTAACATAATACTATTTCGTCTCAATttcatttctaattttttttaattttaaaaacaattagttTCTATTTCCTTTAAAAACCtattgatttttgaaaaattcacttctgaaccgaaccaaatactGATTGATATCCTTATTAGACAATCTATAAAATGTATGAGTATGGATAtggatttatttaataaatatgagCTAGAAAGCTAACTATATGGAAATGAcaataattgatattttttaaaaacatttcatcACTGGATGGGAAATTTTTGAAGGGGAACTTGAATTCAGGACCCGTAGTCGGACCAAAGAGACTATATGTTTATTCAAACTTGATTAAAAGATTTAGTTTCAATGCtgatataaaatcaaaaaatatggctttgattttgatttttggaaCCATCAGTTCGATTTCAATTCGGTTTTTGGCTCAAAACTGAAACCGGGCTgttactagtttttttttttttttcaaacttgtGTACAGAAATATATCATTATATTCTGAAGGTTTGTAATTCTTTTTGATGTCATGTGTAGGCTAAGATGGAGTATTCTTACCTAGGCATATGTCAATTGTCACATATGCAACTagatagtatatatatataggtaCTAATGGGTCTATGTTAATTTGGTACCTAATTTTACCTGAATTCAGATCCAACTACTCCCATATGCCGGATCTTGCTTCCATTTAAGTCAAAACTTCAGAGGAATCAATCCATTTAGTTTATTTCTgtgaaaaaaaatactaaaatatttacatttttgagTAATTGCAAGTTAACAATTGAAACTGCACTTCATAGGATttccatatttatattttaatgataGGAATGTGATGTTTAAATTTAGATATTTCTCACTGAAATTgatctctattttttttaaatgcagTTTTATAGAAAATACTTAAATTACTTTTGACAATAATGTTTAATTTAGGCACAGAACATATATCTTGGAGAAGAGTAGATTCGAACGAGAATTGGAACAGAATCTCTTTTATTAGATATATTATGAATGTTTAGAATGTAAATTCGtatttatcttttgtttttgttattttcttcatagaatcaaaccaaaaaatgaTTGAAAAGAGAGTTAAAAATTAAGTGAGGTTTATTAATGCGTAGAAATGTTACTTTCATGTATTTCCTTCAGCTTAAAGCACATGTGGAGTAAAATGTATTATCTTCAACAAAGTAATTGAAACCAAAGTGAAATTGTAGAGCAAATATGGTTGAAAGGTCAAAGCAATTGTTAGCTAGTTACCTTAGTACACATTTGTTGTATTTTATCATTCCGCATTTTTTTACTACAACGTAAAAAGGGTAATCGAATAGGTCGAATTACAACGATTTTTCTTGAGCTTCACATCGATTTTTTTCACAATATTTCTATTATTACAACAAATATTTGCATAACTTTTCATGCAGGGACTAGATCCTATGACAATATCAGCAATATTTTCCCAAGCACAATACATGGGAGAAAAATGCATATCAGGAATTGATTGTTTTGTACTTAAATTATCAGCTGAACAAGCTGACCTATCAGATCGAAGCGATAGCACAGCGGAAATGATCAAGCATGTGATTTTTGGCTACTTTAGTCAAAGAAGTGGCCTACTAGTCTATCTAGAGGACTCATACTTAACAAGAATTCAATCTCCCGGAACTTATCCGACATACTGGGAAACCACAATCGCAACGAAAATTGAGGACTATCGGACGGTAGAAAGCGTGATGATCGCACACGGAGGTCATTCTAGTGTGATGATCACAAGATTCGGAGACAATTTGAAGTCGGGACTTTCCATCACGCGTATGGAGGAGAGTTGGAGTATCGATGATTTCGCGTTTAATGTCGAAGGATTGTCGTTGGATTGCTTCATTCCTCCTAAAGAAGTACAAAAGGATTATTTAGAAGAGAGTCTTGATTGGAGGTCAGCATTG
Coding sequences within it:
- the LOC126679536 gene encoding uncharacterized protein LOC126679536 isoform X1, which translates into the protein MMNNNNSRLAPLSEEPTNEEDQQNRANSSKKPHSWKNWLKAHFPLLLFHKKSDLKILLSVLACPLFPVSLHPKLPVNQVFLFIHVSSSAQYIIQHFTAATGCRKLEGTVKNIFTTGKVSMSMVDELGGSPSLSAGANGGDAQKGCFVMWQMVPNKWLIELVVSGQKVVAGSDGNVAWRHTPWLDSHAAKGSVRPLRRALQGLDPMTISAIFSQAQYMGEKCISGIDCFVLKLSAEQADLSDRSDSTAEMIKHVIFGYFSQRSGLLVYLEDSYLTRIQSPGTYPTYWETTIATKIEDYRTVESVMIAHGGHSSVMITRFGDNLKSGLSITRMEESWSIDDFAFNVEGLSLDCFIPPKEVQKDYLEESLDWRSALHH
- the LOC126679536 gene encoding uncharacterized protein LOC126679536 isoform X2: MMNNNNSRLAPLSEEPTNEEDQQNRANSSKKPHSWKNWLKAHFPLLLFHKKSDLKILLSVLACPLFPVSLHPKLPVNQVSSSAQYIIQHFTAATGCRKLEGTVKNIFTTGKVSMSMVDELGGSPSLSAGANGGDAQKGCFVMWQMVPNKWLIELVVSGQKVVAGSDGNVAWRHTPWLDSHAAKGSVRPLRRALQGLDPMTISAIFSQAQYMGEKCISGIDCFVLKLSAEQADLSDRSDSTAEMIKHVIFGYFSQRSGLLVYLEDSYLTRIQSPGTYPTYWETTIATKIEDYRTVESVMIAHGGHSSVMITRFGDNLKSGLSITRMEESWSIDDFAFNVEGLSLDCFIPPKEVQKDYLEESLDWRSALHH